From the genome of Tripterygium wilfordii isolate XIE 37 chromosome 6, ASM1340144v1, whole genome shotgun sequence:
tacacgattatcatttccttcttctaattctcgttcaaataaattatttgaattggtACATTCGGATGTCTGGGGTCCTGTTCTTGAGTCCTTTGATGGTTACAAATATTTTGTCacctttgttgatgacttttcTAGATTCACCTGGTTGTATCtcttgagatcaaaaagtgaggTTGCTAGtgtttttcaagattttcataGTCTGATCAACACTCAATTCTCTTCTAAAATTAAGATTCTTCGAtcagataatggcacagaatatatgtctcatatcatgacacaatacttgagcatgcatggcatcattcatcaaactagctgtgttggtactccacaacaaaatggtattgctgaaagaaaaaatcgcgacttgcttgagaaaacaagatctctaatgtttcaaatgaatGTTCCCAAACAATTTTGGTCCCAAGGTGTACTCACCGCTACTTATCTCATAAATCGCTTGCCTagtagaattttgaatttcacttctccATCTGAGTTGTTGACAGGAAAGCAGCCGAATTTATCTCATCTTAAAATCTTTGGGTGTACTTGTTATGTGCATATTCAAGCAATTCACCGTGACAAGTTAGATCCAAGGGCAGCCAAGTGTGTTTTCTTGGGATATTCATCTACAAAGAAGGGATACAAGTGTTATGATCCCATCTCTAAAAAGCTCATTGTAACAAGGGATGTTAGGTTCGACGAAAACACTCCATATTATTCTCAGTCTCGTGGCAGTTCAAGTCAGGGGGAGTCAACTTTAATTCCACTACCAACTCTGGATATGTCTCATGATTGGTTATCTATTGTTCCACGGGTGGATTTTGTTGATCCACATGCAACATCTGACAGTGAACAAATATCCACTCCAACACCAGTCGTAGTAACTCCCACTGAGTCGGTTCTAGAGACTAATGTGGAAACTAATATGCAAAATTCTGATCTGTCTATTCGACGTAATCCTACTCGTGACCGACGACCACCATCAAAGCTTCAGGACTATGTGTCATACTCGGTAAGACACCCAGTCACTAATGTTCTTGGCTATCATAAACTGTCCTCTTCTCATGCAGCCTATCTTAGCAACATCCTTGACAAAACTGAACCTCAAAGCTTTTCTGAAGCTAATCAAAAAGAGGTTTGGCAAAAGGCAATGCAAGAGGAGCTTCAGGCTCTAGCTGATAATCATACTTGGAGTATTGTTCAACTTCCAAAGAATAAGAAAGCTGTCGGCAGTCGTTGGGTatacaaaaccaaattcaaatccGATGGTTCTATTGAAAGGCATAAGGCaagattggttgcacaaggcTTTACCCAAACTTATGGAGTCGACTACACGGAGACTTTTGCACCGGTGGCAAAAATGACAACTGTTCGTACTTTGCTATCGATTGCTATAAATCATGGCTGGTCTTTATCTCAAATGGACGTGAAAAACGCATTCTTACATGGCAATCTCCTCGAGGAAGTTTATATGAAACTACCGCCGGGTCACCCTCAAAGCAGTAATCGACAATTGGTTTGTAAGCTTCATAAATCCATCTATGGATTGAAACAGTCACCCCGTGCCTGGTATGCCAAGTTGAGTATGGTACTTGAGGAACTTGAGTTCAAAAGGAGTAACGCTGAtcactctttgtttgttctcaTCAAGAATGGGGTACGATTAGTAGTTttaatttatgtcgatgaccTTATTATTACTGGTGATAATATTGCAGCCATCTCCAATATTAAAAAAGTTCTTCATCAAAAGTTTGCCATTAAAGATCTTGGggtccttaaatattttttgggaatcGAAATGGCTACATCTCACAAAGGTcttgttttgaatcaaagaaagtATGTGTTAGATTTGTTGTGTGAAGTTGACATGCTCGATTGCAAGCCTGCAAATACACCGTTGGACAGTAAACTAAACTTGGCTGTAGATGGTGAATCTCTTCGGTCGCCTCAAATTTATCAAAGGTTGGTAGGTAAGCTTATTTACCTCACCATTACTCGACCCGATATTAGTCATGCAGTCagtattgtgagtcaatttatgcactctCCAACCATTGTTCATATGGGAATTGTTAAACGAATTCTTAGATATTTGAAGGGGTCTATTGGTCGTGGTCTACTTATGAAGAACAATGGTCATACACAAATAATCGGCTACACCGACGCTGATTGGGCCGGCAACTCTCTTGATCGTAAATCCACTACTGGctattgtatatttgttggtGGCAATCTTGTTTCGTGGAAGAGTAAAAAACAGCtcgtggttgctcgttctagcgctgaagccgaatatcgtgcaatggcttcCACTGCTTCTGAACTTATCTGGCTAAAGGCATTGTTGGTCGATCTTGGTTTTCTTCatcctcaaccaatgactctctGCTGCGATAATCAAGCCGCCATGCATATTGCCTCCAATCCAGTATTTCATGAGagaaccaaacatattgaagtcgATTGTCATTACGTCCGCGAAAAAGTTCAGTCTCAGTTAATTTCTACCAAATATACTCGAAGTCaagaccaacttgcggacatgttCACTAAGGCTCTTTCTTCAGCTCAATTTCATTGGTTACTTTCCAAGCTTGGATCAATCAATATCCttgctccagcttgagggggagtattggatgtcattagtcaactttgatggctgccaaccttcaactttgatggctgccaactttgaatgtgttcattagtcattagtcaactttgatggttgccaatcttcaaccttgatggctgccaactttgaatgtgttcattagtattggatgtcattagtcaactttgatggctgccaaccttcaaccttgatggctgccaactttgaatgtgttcattagtcattagtcaactttgatggttgccaatcttcaaccttgatggctgccaactttgaatgtgttcattagtcattaattgtgttcacatatcattagtcagtaacatagctagaagtgcggagatgcatatgatcttgttactatatatactagggttgtaattccataaatgttaagaatacaaaaacacttattcttccatatcttccttttcttcatacATATATAACACTTGTTgcgcataattttttttttttttttaccaaaatagcACTCAACGTCAGTGTCATTGGCGTGACTAGTGCTGTGATTTTACAGTCACACCAATGTCATTGGCGTTATAATTTTTTACACAATCACATCATTGTCGATGACGTGATAACTGTAAAAATGCCAATCACACCAATATCGGTGACGTGATAAGTGTAAAAATGCTAGTCATGCCAATGATGATgacattattattataaaaatgcTAATTACGTCATTGTTGGTGACGTGATTAATATTTCACCTTCAGAGATTCATTTTCAAAGAAACCCATTTTCGGAATAGAAGAAATTTAGCGTTTGTGACGCCGTCGAGATGGAATTGATTCTGCCACACCTTTGTGACACCGTTGGATCTGGGCTGGAGCTCACTAGATTTGATTTGCCCTGACTCCTCTCCTCCTCCCTCTCAATTCTCCCTTCCAACCAGGATCGCCTCCCGCCTCCGATTTAGCGATTTCCAGGTTCACCTTTCTAAAGACTGCACAAGGCTTCGTTGTTGGCTCGACCGAATTTCCTGTTAGTTAGACAGAACTCAAAGCTATTTGGAACAGGCATCGGTGGCAATGGAAAGCGTCCAAATCGACATCTGTGAAGCAGCGTAATCGCGCCGTTACAAATGGCGTGATTGGACAAGATTTGTAGTGACGCCATTAACAGTGGAATCAATACCCTTTTTGATTAGTAACACCATTCAAAGTGACAAGATTGAGCAAAATTTCAATCACACCAATCTCAATGGCGCGATTGAAAGACAGTGTTATATAATTACACCAAGATTGCTATATTGGTTAAAAAAATCTCCGTGGTCCATCTGTCTGGGTCCTACTTGCACATCAAAACCacaaaactaaaaagaaatGTAAGAAAATCAAACTAGGGTACATATCACGTAACACGTTttgttgttatttatttattttctcgcAGAATCGAATCTGAAATATTGGGTAGTCTGATGATTGTTGTGCGGAAACAAGTCAAGTTGTTCACCATCATAAAATAATTACTGTgaaaaattgagcatttttagTTGTAATAACCCACAAAAAAACCACAATAGTCATAAAGAGCTCCACTAAAGTAATGGGAATACTAGCACAAATTCAATAATAGGAAAGGCAGAATGGTTGATATAATTTCATTCATAGAAAGACAAGTTAAATATTTACATGCATGCTGCTTGatataaataatgaaaatattctCGGCAAGCCAAGTTTAATGCATATGGTCGTAGAAGAAGCTTGTGTTTCTGTGGCATGCCATTCTCAAGGGAATGGGAGGGTCTGAGAAAGCTCCGGTCGAGATTTGATCAAAAACAAACTTGTTAGCTGCATCAGTGTAGTGTCCGCCATCCCAAATTACCCGAACATCAGGGCGCTCGCACGAACCGACAAATATTTGGGTGTCATTAACTGTTATCGTGTCTCCGCAATAGACACCAACAGTAACATTGTATGTGCCTCCGTACCCACAACATACTACAAGTGGATGCTCAAATCCTACAATCCGGCCAGAATGTTGAATAAAAACTTAAGGTTGTATTTTCATCAactattaataatatatataacagaTAAGTGTGTCGCTTATACCATATCTCTCTGGTTCTTCGAAGAGAGAGTACTTGACAGAGTAGATGTCAACATATGTGAATGCAGCCTCTGGAAAATCCTCCCTTAGTTGCAATACAACTTCTCTCAACATGTAGTTAAAATACTGAGCTACTTCGTTGTAAGGTTTTATGCAACCAGCATTATCCCTCTCGCCCGAGGGAAACATCTCCAAAATGTAAGCTAGGCAACCTATAGGTCCTGCGTTATGAATCCAAAACGATCTACCTCCTAACTTATATATATCCTGCAAAATTGAAACTACCACTAATTCAGCTCATGATCTGATAGTAAAATTCCACTTTATGAACTTGACACTCAATTTCAAAGAATTACCTCCACATTTGTAACAAAGTCATTGATGATATTAGGGACAGAAGCGTTAACTTCTTGTACAGAAAAGTTGAACAGAAATGGTCCAAGAAGATCATTATGGCCGATGTCAAAAGTATACAAGGCATTTGAAAAATACTCTTGTTTCGGCATTAGATCTGCAAATATTCCACCTACAAATACAAAGAATCTCGTTTCAGTACCATTGCAGTTGAGAATGAAGGTAAATAACTACCATGTATAAGACTTCCGTAGTAGGTAGCGACAGACAAGATGTAAcaaaatatgtggagagattgtttcgAGAAATTGAGCATGTAACGTTTATGTTGCACCTTTGCAATTCGCTCGCTCGCTGGACTATATGTTCGCTTGTAGCttcataaataatttttttttttaaacaggggACAATAGCTACAAATAAGCCATAGTTTTGATTCATAACAATATATACCTTTTTCTCTAA
Proteins encoded in this window:
- the LOC120000956 gene encoding esterase-like isoform X1 encodes the protein MLSFQFPDRSTMELPFMNIFLCVLFLCLTCTLNPIFSLESCNFPDIINFGDSNSNPTCSLESCNFPAIFNFGDSNSDTGSLAATSLITLPTPNGETYFHMPAGRGSDGRHIIDFIAQSFGLPFLHGFLDSLEANFSHGANFATGGAIINGGPLKLGGFNFYLKIQYDQFRQLKLRSQIIREKGGIFADLMPKQEYFSNALYTFDIGHNDLLGPFLFNFSVQEVNASVPNIINDFVTNVEDIYKLGGRSFWIHNAGPIGCLAYILEMFPSGERDNAGCIKPYNEVAQYFNYMLREVVLQLREDFPEAAFTYVDIYSVKYSLFEEPERYGFEHPLVVCCGYGGTYNVTVGVYCGDTITVNDTQIFVGSCERPDVRVIWDGGHYTDAANKFVFDQISTGAFSDPPIPLRMACHRNTSFFYDHMH
- the LOC120000956 gene encoding esterase-like isoform X2 — protein: MLSFQFPDRSTMELPFMNIFLCVLFLCLTCTLNPIFSLESCNFPDIINFGDSNSNPTCSLESCNFPAIFNFGDSNSDTGSLAATSLITLPTPNGETYFHMPAGRGSDGRHIIDFIGGIFADLMPKQEYFSNALYTFDIGHNDLLGPFLFNFSVQEVNASVPNIINDFVTNVEDIYKLGGRSFWIHNAGPIGCLAYILEMFPSGERDNAGCIKPYNEVAQYFNYMLREVVLQLREDFPEAAFTYVDIYSVKYSLFEEPERYGFEHPLVVCCGYGGTYNVTVGVYCGDTITVNDTQIFVGSCERPDVRVIWDGGHYTDAANKFVFDQISTGAFSDPPIPLRMACHRNTSFFYDHMH